From a region of the Bermanella marisrubri genome:
- a CDS encoding cell envelope integrity protein TolA: MMESPRLHFFDPRSFTIPSILSGTIVLSSIILLLAPWSKSEPMVYKTPKHVSATLVQLDKPKPKKVVKKPKPKPKPVQKPKVESKPKTNQEKAKPAKPKPAEKPEAKINPQPIEDNFAEQLAQEESQRELERLMKEEEAAKQAEQEQEAVNDYTSQIVGLIQSVWRFPPSAKHDQVVMLKVFLVPTGEVTEVQLLESSGNPALDRSAEQAVWKVGKLPVPDDVVLFEKQFRQIILKLQPENARL, translated from the coding sequence ATGATGGAGTCGCCGCGTTTACACTTTTTTGATCCGCGTAGTTTTACCATTCCAAGTATCCTTTCGGGCACCATTGTTCTGTCAAGTATTATTTTATTACTGGCGCCTTGGTCTAAAAGCGAGCCTATGGTTTACAAAACGCCCAAACATGTTTCGGCCACGCTAGTGCAGTTGGATAAACCCAAGCCTAAAAAAGTTGTAAAAAAACCGAAACCCAAGCCAAAACCGGTACAAAAGCCTAAAGTGGAATCTAAACCGAAGACAAACCAGGAAAAAGCGAAACCTGCAAAACCAAAACCGGCTGAAAAGCCCGAAGCAAAAATCAACCCTCAGCCTATCGAGGATAATTTTGCGGAACAATTGGCACAGGAAGAGTCTCAAAGAGAATTAGAGCGCCTCATGAAAGAAGAGGAGGCGGCTAAGCAAGCAGAACAAGAGCAGGAGGCCGTTAACGACTACACCTCACAAATTGTTGGTTTGATTCAATCTGTATGGCGTTTCCCTCCCAGCGCAAAACATGATCAAGTGGTCATGCTTAAAGTCTTCTTGGTGCCTACTGGAGAGGTGACAGAAGTACAATTGCTTGAATCCAGTGGTAATCCGGCGTTAGATCGAAGCGCTGAACAAGCAGTGTGGAAAGTCGGTAAATTGCCTGTTCCTGATGATGTGGTATTGTTCGAAAAGCAATTCCGACAAATTATTTTAAAACTACAACCTGAAAATGCGCGGTTATGA
- the ybgC gene encoding tol-pal system-associated acyl-CoA thioesterase: MNQVDTPFSWPIRVYYEDTDAGGIVYHAQYLHFLERARTEWLRQLGFNQVELKAQNILFVIRDMNIKWQMPAKLDDELIVVIEQVQVKKASFTMQQVIYKNHQVLVKADVTIACLQVESMKPQPLPEAVRIAAST, translated from the coding sequence ATGAATCAAGTGGATACGCCTTTTAGCTGGCCCATTCGAGTTTATTATGAAGATACCGATGCTGGCGGTATTGTTTATCATGCTCAATATTTGCATTTTCTTGAGCGAGCACGAACAGAGTGGTTAAGACAATTAGGTTTCAATCAGGTTGAACTTAAGGCGCAAAATATACTCTTCGTTATTCGTGATATGAACATCAAGTGGCAAATGCCAGCAAAACTTGATGACGAACTCATTGTCGTTATTGAACAGGTGCAAGTTAAAAAAGCATCCTTTACTATGCAGCAAGTTATTTATAAAAATCATCAGGTTTTAGTCAAAGCGGATGTGACGATAGCTTGCTTGCAAGTTGAATCCATGAAACCGCAACCATTACCTGAAGCCGTTCGAATTGCAGCGAGCACATAA
- the aspS gene encoding aspartate--tRNA ligase produces the protein MRSHYCGEITETLIDETVTYCGWVHRRRDHGGVIFLDIRDREGLVQTVFDPDTVEAFNTADSVRSEFVVQVKGLVRARPAGSENENMPTGKIEVLGKEITVLNKAATPPFPLDEYSPVGEDVRLRYRYMDLRRDEMQHNLRFRHKVTTQIRNILDEQGFLDIETPILTRATPEGARDYLVPSRTHQGSFFALPQSPQLFKQLLMVSGFDRYYQIAKCFRDEDLRADRQPEFTQIDMEASFVEEKDIMGAAESMIKQIFQTQKGIDLGEFPHMPYSEAMNKYGSDKPDLRIPMELVDVADLLQDIEFKVFAGPAKDPKGRVAALKVPGGAELSRKQIDEYTKYVGIYGAKGLAWIKVNEIEKGVEGLQSPIIKFIGDDNTMKIMDRLEVKNGDIVFFGADKEVIVNEALGALRVKLGHDLNMLTCEWAPLWVVDFPMFEELEDGKLHAIHHPFTAPSCSPEELKANPTAALSRAYDMVLNGCELGGGSIRIHDQAMQQTVFEILNISEEEQREKFGFLLDALQFGAPPHGGLAFGLDRLIMLMTGSESIREVIAFPKTQSAACVMTDAPGEVPTKNLREVGIQLRPKAE, from the coding sequence ATGCGCAGCCATTATTGTGGTGAAATTACAGAAACCCTCATTGACGAGACCGTGACCTATTGCGGTTGGGTTCACCGTCGCCGTGACCACGGTGGTGTGATTTTCTTGGATATTCGTGATCGCGAAGGTCTAGTACAAACCGTGTTCGATCCGGACACAGTTGAAGCGTTTAATACAGCCGATAGCGTACGTAGTGAATTTGTCGTACAGGTAAAAGGTTTGGTTCGTGCTCGTCCTGCCGGCAGTGAAAATGAAAATATGCCTACAGGTAAAATTGAGGTTCTTGGTAAAGAGATCACGGTCCTTAATAAAGCAGCGACTCCGCCATTTCCGTTGGATGAATACAGTCCTGTGGGCGAAGATGTACGTCTGCGCTACCGCTATATGGATTTGCGTCGTGACGAAATGCAGCACAACTTGCGTTTCCGCCACAAAGTGACGACTCAGATCCGCAATATCTTAGACGAGCAAGGTTTCCTAGATATTGAAACGCCGATTCTAACTCGCGCAACGCCAGAGGGTGCCCGTGACTACCTAGTACCAAGCCGTACTCATCAGGGTTCGTTCTTTGCATTACCTCAGTCGCCTCAGCTATTTAAGCAGTTATTGATGGTGTCGGGTTTCGATCGCTACTACCAGATTGCCAAATGTTTCCGTGATGAAGACTTGCGTGCTGACCGTCAGCCAGAGTTCACGCAGATCGATATGGAAGCCTCGTTTGTAGAAGAAAAAGACATCATGGGCGCAGCAGAATCCATGATTAAGCAAATCTTCCAAACGCAAAAGGGCATCGATTTAGGCGAGTTCCCACACATGCCATACAGCGAAGCCATGAACAAGTACGGCTCAGATAAGCCGGACTTGCGTATTCCTATGGAGCTGGTGGATGTTGCTGACTTATTGCAAGACATCGAATTCAAAGTATTTGCAGGTCCTGCAAAAGATCCTAAAGGCCGTGTTGCAGCGCTTAAAGTACCTGGTGGTGCCGAGTTGTCGCGTAAGCAAATTGATGAATACACTAAATACGTAGGTATTTATGGTGCGAAAGGCCTGGCTTGGATCAAGGTCAACGAAATTGAAAAAGGCGTTGAAGGTCTTCAGTCTCCGATCATCAAGTTCATCGGCGATGACAATACCATGAAGATCATGGATCGCTTGGAAGTGAAGAATGGCGATATCGTGTTCTTTGGCGCCGATAAAGAAGTGATCGTGAACGAAGCGCTTGGTGCTTTGCGCGTTAAGTTAGGTCATGACCTAAACATGCTAACTTGTGAGTGGGCTCCGTTGTGGGTTGTTGATTTCCCAATGTTTGAAGAGCTAGAAGATGGCAAGCTGCACGCTATTCACCACCCATTCACCGCGCCTTCATGCTCACCTGAAGAGTTGAAAGCTAACCCAACCGCAGCCTTAAGTCGTGCTTATGACATGGTTCTGAATGGTTGTGAGCTAGGTGGTGGTTCAATTCGTATCCACGACCAAGCTATGCAGCAAACCGTTTTTGAAATCTTAAACATTAGTGAAGAAGAGCAGCGTGAGAAGTTTGGCTTCTTGCTTGACGCCCTTCAATTCGGTGCGCCACCACACGGTGGCTTGGCATTTGGTCTGGACCGTTTGATCATGCTAATGACAGGCTCTGAGAGCATTCGTGAAGTGATTGCTTTCCCGAAAACTCAGTCTGCTGCTTGTGTTATGACAGACGCGCCGGGTGAAGTACCGACTAAGAACTTACGTGAAGTCGGTATTCAATTGCGTCCAAAGGCTGAATAA
- the ruvB gene encoding Holliday junction branch migration DNA helicase RuvB, translating to MIESDRFISAENPQLKAEEVHHDRAIRPTRLADYEGQPQVREQMEIFIGAARARQEALDHSLIFGPPGLGKTTLANIIAHELDVNIKSTSGPVLEKAGDLAAMLTNLEEGDVLFIDEIHRLNPSVEEVLYPAMEDYQLDIMVGEGPAARSIKIDLPPFTLVGATTRAGLLTSPLRDRFGIVQRLEFYNVADLTGIVTRSAGMLGVEIDHKGAGEIAQRSRGTPRIANRLLKRVRDYAQVKGDGTVTQNIADLALNMLHVDTHGLDHMDRRLLLAMIEKFGGGPVGVDSLAAAISEERDTIEDVLEPYLIQQGFMMRTPRGRMVTENAYLHFGLEQDKS from the coding sequence ATGATTGAAAGTGATCGTTTTATTAGTGCAGAGAACCCTCAATTAAAAGCGGAAGAAGTTCATCACGACCGTGCTATTCGCCCTACACGATTGGCGGATTATGAAGGTCAGCCACAAGTGCGTGAGCAGATGGAGATATTCATTGGTGCAGCACGGGCTCGTCAAGAAGCCCTCGACCACTCCCTGATTTTTGGTCCACCAGGTTTGGGCAAAACCACATTGGCCAATATTATTGCCCATGAGTTGGACGTAAATATTAAATCCACGTCAGGTCCTGTTTTGGAAAAGGCCGGTGATCTCGCAGCTATGCTCACCAATTTAGAGGAAGGTGATGTTTTATTTATTGATGAGATTCACCGATTGAATCCCTCTGTTGAGGAAGTGCTTTATCCAGCGATGGAAGACTATCAACTGGATATCATGGTAGGGGAAGGTCCTGCTGCTCGTTCTATTAAAATTGATTTGCCACCGTTCACGCTTGTTGGGGCGACTACTCGCGCAGGCTTGTTAACGTCTCCGCTGCGCGACCGCTTTGGTATTGTGCAGCGCTTGGAATTTTATAACGTAGCAGATTTAACGGGTATAGTGACGCGCAGTGCAGGTATGTTAGGTGTAGAAATTGATCACAAGGGTGCGGGTGAAATTGCACAACGCAGCCGTGGTACACCGCGTATTGCTAATCGTCTATTGAAGCGGGTTCGTGATTATGCTCAAGTGAAAGGTGATGGTACAGTCACTCAGAATATCGCTGATTTAGCGCTTAATATGTTACATGTTGATACTCATGGTCTTGATCACATGGACCGTCGTTTATTGCTTGCCATGATTGAAAAATTTGGTGGTGGGCCAGTGGGCGTTGATTCATTGGCTGCGGCTATTAGTGAAGAGCGCGATACCATAGAAGATGTTTTAGAACCTTATTTGATCCAGCAAGGTTTTATGATGCGAACCCCTCGCGGTCGGATGGTTACGGAAAACGCATATCTCCATTTTGGTTTAGAGCAGGACAAGTCGTAA
- the ruvA gene encoding Holliday junction branch migration protein RuvA produces the protein MIGRISGTLLEKLPPELLIEVNGLGYEVHAPMTTIYALPEVGQGVTLHTHFVVREDAQILYGFSDKQQRALFRALIKVSGVGPKLALAILSGIETDTFVRSVHDGDSATLVRIPGIGKKTAERLIVEMKDRLKEWQVDSDLPLMAAANPAPASQDQWIQEAEGALIALGYKPTEAAKAIAAIKEPVNGSEDLIRLALKGMLKQ, from the coding sequence ATGATCGGTCGAATTAGCGGTACTCTGCTCGAAAAACTCCCCCCAGAACTATTGATTGAAGTAAATGGCCTTGGTTATGAAGTGCATGCGCCCATGACCACCATTTACGCTTTGCCTGAAGTGGGGCAAGGTGTCACTTTACACACCCACTTTGTTGTTCGTGAAGATGCGCAAATTCTTTATGGCTTTTCGGATAAGCAGCAACGGGCGCTCTTTCGTGCGCTGATTAAAGTATCCGGAGTCGGTCCTAAATTGGCGTTGGCGATTTTATCGGGTATCGAAACGGACACCTTTGTGCGCAGTGTTCATGATGGTGATAGTGCAACCTTGGTTCGTATTCCGGGAATTGGTAAAAAAACCGCAGAACGGCTTATCGTGGAAATGAAAGACCGCTTAAAAGAATGGCAAGTGGACTCTGATTTACCACTTATGGCCGCGGCCAACCCTGCGCCTGCCTCACAGGATCAGTGGATACAAGAAGCTGAGGGCGCATTGATTGCTCTGGGTTACAAACCGACGGAAGCAGCCAAAGCCATTGCCGCGATAAAAGAACCTGTTAACGGTTCGGAAGATCTCATCCGCCTGGCATTGAAAGGCATGTTAAAGCAATAG
- the ruvC gene encoding crossover junction endodeoxyribonuclease RuvC encodes MPIILGIDPGSRLTGFGVIEAQGSRLRYIGSGCIRIDTSEDLAYRLKQIHDCVSELIETHQPNEFAIEQVFMGKNADSALKLGQARGSAIVAAAVNNLPVHEYAARAVKQAVVGKGSADKEQVQHMVQLLLKLPGKPQADAADALAIAITHAYNTQHLVAKSGASKQKSGRLRQYS; translated from the coding sequence ATGCCCATTATCCTCGGAATAGACCCTGGCTCACGTTTGACAGGCTTTGGTGTGATTGAAGCACAGGGCAGTCGGTTACGTTATATCGGTTCTGGTTGTATCCGCATTGATACCAGTGAAGATTTGGCATACCGCTTAAAGCAAATACATGATTGTGTCAGCGAGTTGATTGAAACTCATCAACCCAATGAATTTGCAATTGAGCAGGTATTTATGGGTAAAAACGCGGATTCCGCACTTAAGCTCGGTCAAGCTCGCGGAAGTGCCATTGTTGCCGCAGCGGTGAATAATTTGCCAGTTCATGAATATGCTGCTCGAGCCGTAAAGCAAGCGGTTGTTGGAAAGGGCAGTGCCGACAAAGAGCAAGTTCAGCATATGGTGCAGCTATTATTAAAGTTACCCGGCAAGCCCCAGGCTGATGCTGCCGATGCTTTAGCGATTGCTATCACGCATGCGTATAACACTCAGCATTTAGTAGCCAAATCCGGTGCTAGCAAGCAAAAATCGGGGCGCTTGCGTCAATATTCCTAG
- the tolQ gene encoding protein TolQ: MNESMSIWSLIANASWVVQGVMLVLVAAVFISWTIIIQRHRLLTAVKDGYEDFEDRFWSGMDLSQLYKEINQEPPAFGVENIFAAGFREFSRLRQQGGDPEAIIQGTQRAMRVATTKEAELLENHLPFLATVGSTSPYVGLFGTVWGIMNSFRGLANVQQATLAVVAPGIAEALIATAIGLFAAIPAVIFYNRFTTKVDQITSHYETFAEEFISILHRQVYKKNKTQAVAE, from the coding sequence GTGAATGAATCTATGAGTATCTGGTCACTCATTGCCAACGCCAGTTGGGTTGTACAGGGTGTGATGCTAGTACTGGTTGCTGCTGTTTTTATTTCTTGGACCATTATTATCCAACGTCACCGTTTATTGACAGCGGTGAAAGATGGTTACGAAGACTTTGAAGATCGATTTTGGTCTGGGATGGATCTCAGTCAGCTCTACAAAGAAATTAATCAAGAGCCACCGGCATTTGGAGTTGAGAACATATTTGCAGCTGGTTTTCGTGAGTTTTCGCGTTTGCGTCAGCAAGGTGGCGATCCTGAAGCAATTATTCAGGGGACGCAACGAGCCATGCGAGTAGCGACCACAAAAGAGGCTGAGCTGTTAGAAAACCATTTACCATTTCTTGCAACAGTAGGTTCCACAAGTCCATACGTTGGTTTATTTGGTACGGTTTGGGGGATTATGAACAGCTTTAGAGGGTTAGCCAATGTCCAGCAAGCAACGTTGGCAGTGGTTGCACCGGGAATTGCTGAAGCATTGATTGCAACGGCAATAGGTTTGTTTGCAGCGATTCCTGCGGTTATTTTTTACAATCGCTTTACGACGAAAGTCGATCAAATAACCAGTCATTACGAAACATTTGCAGAAGAATTCATCAGTATTTTGCACCGGCAGGTTTATAAAAAGAACAAAACCCAAGCAGTGGCAGAATAG
- the tolR gene encoding protein TolR — protein sequence MAKRRPIAEMNVVPYIDVMLVLLVIFMITAPILTQGVKVDLPKVASEPIKTPKNELPIIVSIRATGDYVIERGRDEDQAANLEYVQRYVSKILKQQPQTQVLVRGDQSVAYGKVVSLMTTLQAAGAESVGLVTEAPEPGA from the coding sequence ATGGCTAAGAGACGTCCTATTGCAGAAATGAATGTAGTGCCTTACATCGATGTGATGTTGGTGTTACTTGTGATATTCATGATTACCGCACCCATTTTAACGCAAGGTGTTAAGGTTGACCTGCCCAAAGTGGCCAGTGAACCCATCAAAACGCCAAAAAATGAGTTGCCGATAATTGTTAGTATTCGTGCTACTGGAGACTATGTTATCGAGCGTGGTCGTGATGAAGATCAAGCAGCTAATTTGGAATACGTACAGCGTTACGTGAGTAAGATCTTAAAACAACAACCACAGACGCAAGTTCTTGTGCGTGGAGATCAGTCTGTTGCTTATGGCAAAGTCGTATCTTTAATGACGACGCTGCAAGCAGCGGGCGCCGAAAGTGTCGGTCTTGTTACCGAAGCGCCTGAACCGGGGGCATGA